The Edaphobacter sp. 12200R-103 genome contains a region encoding:
- a CDS encoding YegP family protein, giving the protein MSARYELKAVPGHQFIFYLKAANGEVILASETYCSKTNALQAIESVRRSCTLDNRFERKRSSHSQPFFILRSADDEILGKSETYASEGAREKGIRSVMKNGPVASIRDLTGYPPVDLLAGVKPLLSS; this is encoded by the coding sequence ATGTCAGCCCGTTACGAGTTGAAGGCTGTACCGGGGCATCAGTTCATCTTTTATCTGAAAGCTGCTAACGGCGAAGTGATTCTTGCCAGCGAGACCTATTGCTCGAAGACCAATGCTCTTCAGGCGATCGAATCTGTCCGCAGGAGCTGTACGCTGGACAATCGTTTCGAGCGGAAACGTTCGTCTCATTCGCAGCCATTCTTCATCCTTCGCTCTGCCGATGACGAGATCCTCGGCAAAAGTGAGACCTATGCCTCCGAAGGCGCTCGCGAGAAGGGAATCAGGTCCGTGATGAAGAACGGCCCCGTCGCGAGCATCCGCGATCTAACGGGCTATCCCCCCGTCGACCTCCTTGCTGGAGTGAAACCCCTGCTATCCTCTTGA
- a CDS encoding quinone oxidoreductase, whose translation MQAIQIFQHGGPEVLQFTELPTPTPGPGQALVRIEASGVNFIDTYLREGRYPAPLPYTLGQEAAGIIVALGDETAVSGFKVGDRVAWTTYPGTYAQLALAPVSSLVHVPEAVTAQQAAAAMLQGMTAHYLAHSTYSIQPGDEVLIHAGAGGVGLLLTQMAKSLGATVFTTVSTEEKAELSRAAGADDVILYTREDFADAIRKLAPSGLRVVYDSVGKTTFDKSLSILSRRGMLVLFGASSGAVPPFDLIRLSQTGSLYITRPTLKDYTATREELEHRAGEVFDAIAKGELTLRVEHVYPLADAAHAHRDLEGRKTTGKLLLIP comes from the coding sequence ATGCAGGCGATACAGATCTTCCAGCACGGCGGTCCAGAGGTCCTTCAGTTCACGGAGCTTCCCACGCCCACTCCCGGACCCGGACAGGCGCTCGTGCGCATTGAAGCTTCCGGAGTGAACTTCATCGATACCTACCTTCGCGAGGGCCGCTATCCTGCGCCTCTTCCGTATACCCTCGGGCAGGAAGCCGCCGGAATCATCGTTGCTCTCGGCGATGAGACCGCAGTCAGCGGCTTCAAAGTCGGCGATCGAGTCGCCTGGACCACGTACCCCGGAACCTACGCACAGCTTGCGCTTGCCCCGGTGTCGTCGCTTGTTCATGTTCCAGAGGCTGTCACGGCCCAGCAGGCCGCCGCCGCCATGTTGCAGGGGATGACCGCGCATTATCTGGCGCATTCTACCTATTCCATTCAACCCGGTGATGAGGTTCTCATCCACGCAGGCGCCGGCGGAGTTGGCCTGCTGCTGACGCAGATGGCCAAGTCTCTCGGAGCCACGGTCTTCACAACAGTATCGACGGAGGAAAAGGCCGAGCTCTCCCGGGCTGCTGGCGCCGATGATGTGATCCTCTATACCAGAGAGGACTTTGCCGATGCCATCAGGAAGCTCGCACCGTCAGGACTCCGCGTCGTCTACGACTCTGTAGGCAAGACAACATTCGACAAGTCCCTCTCGATTCTCAGTCGCCGCGGTATGCTCGTCCTCTTTGGCGCATCCAGCGGAGCGGTTCCTCCTTTCGATCTGATTCGCCTCTCGCAGACGGGTTCGCTCTACATCACCCGGCCTACCCTCAAGGACTACACCGCCACCCGTGAAGAGCTGGAGCATCGTGCCGGCGAGGTCTTCGATGCCATCGCCAAGGGCGAACTGACGCTCCGCGTGGAACACGTCTATCCGCTGGCCGACGCCGCTCATGCGCACCGTGACCTCGAGGGTCGCAAGACAACCGGCAAGCTTCTCCTCATCCCCTGA
- a CDS encoding TonB-dependent receptor, protein MQASARPFAVSPLFRLLVAFALFAFASTSSRAVIVRGTVTDPLGAAVPGARVQLIQGKSVAGSALSGSDGSFEIRSTGSGRFVLLTSSPTFTSGISQSFYGGRTDIVSRNVTLEVASVTAQVTVTATGIPTPIQQASSAINLIPFSALQTRVGVMDDLRQSPGVNFVQSGQYGGVGSLFVRGGNSDANKVMIDGVTSEDIGGRFDFGTVSSTALDGFELYRGPNSVLYGSDAGASVVNFTTPRGATSRPILNYSGDAGNFHTWRNEVTLSGARRRLDYYGAFSRFDTSNSIPMDRYHSSTSAGNLGYNITANTSLRFTIRNGVSATGLPGAYSFYGIPNPGKQSDQDLYSGATLENRWRDRWHNLVRYGIARKREQAVTFYAPGEAVDYPGFGGFPGYTLYFGNIVTIDGANGTSGTGRASFLFAGTAPTDQSSLRDELYYQSDFTFSPHFIGLFGFRYEDERGSYNNPNFFESQVVKRTNYQYTLQFQGDIKNRIFYSFGGAIERNNLYGTAGTPRFGLAWVPVRPGNGLFHGTRIRANASTGVQEPSLSVEFSSLYKELQDADLTDLIEAYHVRPIQALRSRTFDVGVDQNILGQALVLKAGYFHNQFSHQLDYIDNGTLRTVFGINTPTSIIFGALLNTLAYRAQGFEGELQFAPTHRILLRGGYTYLASLVEQSYSTDAIANGTAAVNPNYPDTPIGASYPLVGQRPFRRPPQTGFFAAQYTSNKFSAALKGAFASRADDSTFLSYSDFNGGNTLLLPNRNLDFGYAKLDAYGTYAFTHHVTAFAELGNLLSQQHIGPIGYPSLPFTFRTGLKVRLGGD, encoded by the coding sequence ATGCAAGCATCCGCACGTCCGTTTGCGGTCTCACCTCTCTTCCGTCTTCTTGTCGCTTTTGCGCTCTTTGCCTTCGCCAGTACCTCTTCCCGTGCCGTTATCGTCCGTGGAACCGTTACCGATCCGCTCGGCGCAGCTGTGCCTGGAGCACGTGTTCAACTCATTCAGGGCAAATCCGTAGCGGGCTCTGCCCTCAGTGGTTCCGACGGTTCCTTTGAGATTCGCAGCACCGGCTCCGGAAGATTCGTTCTTCTTACCTCCTCGCCGACGTTCACCTCGGGCATCAGCCAGAGCTTCTATGGCGGACGCACCGATATCGTCAGCCGCAACGTGACCCTTGAGGTTGCCTCTGTCACCGCGCAAGTGACCGTCACCGCGACAGGAATCCCCACGCCCATCCAGCAGGCCAGCTCTGCCATCAATCTCATCCCGTTCAGCGCACTTCAGACCCGCGTCGGAGTGATGGACGATCTTCGCCAGTCGCCCGGCGTCAACTTCGTCCAGTCCGGGCAATACGGCGGTGTAGGCTCTCTCTTTGTGCGCGGCGGAAACTCGGACGCCAACAAGGTGATGATCGATGGTGTCACGTCAGAAGATATCGGCGGACGGTTCGACTTCGGAACCGTCTCTTCGACTGCCCTCGATGGTTTCGAGCTTTACCGCGGTCCGAACAGCGTTCTCTACGGCTCCGACGCCGGAGCCTCGGTGGTGAACTTCACCACGCCCCGTGGCGCTACATCCCGCCCCATCCTCAACTACTCCGGAGACGCCGGGAACTTCCACACCTGGCGCAATGAAGTCACCCTCAGCGGTGCCCGCCGCCGCCTCGACTACTACGGCGCCTTCTCGCGATTCGACACCTCAAACTCCATCCCCATGGATCGCTATCACTCGTCAACCAGTGCGGGGAATCTCGGCTACAACATCACCGCCAACACCTCGCTCCGCTTTACCATCCGCAACGGTGTCTCGGCCACCGGACTTCCCGGCGCTTACAGCTTCTATGGCATTCCGAATCCGGGAAAGCAATCTGATCAGGATCTTTACTCTGGCGCTACGCTCGAAAATCGCTGGCGTGACAGGTGGCACAATCTCGTTCGCTACGGCATCGCTCGTAAGCGCGAACAGGCCGTCACCTTCTATGCTCCAGGAGAAGCCGTCGACTATCCCGGCTTTGGTGGATTTCCCGGTTATACGCTGTACTTTGGAAACATCGTCACCATCGATGGAGCCAATGGAACCTCAGGCACCGGACGCGCCTCCTTCCTCTTCGCCGGAACCGCACCCACTGATCAGTCTTCGCTGCGGGACGAGCTGTACTATCAGTCCGACTTCACCTTCTCGCCGCACTTCATCGGCCTCTTCGGATTCCGTTACGAAGACGAGCGCGGTTCATATAACAATCCCAACTTTTTTGAGTCCCAGGTCGTCAAGCGGACCAACTACCAGTACACACTCCAGTTTCAAGGCGATATTAAAAACCGCATCTTCTATTCGTTTGGCGGAGCCATCGAGCGCAACAACCTGTACGGTACTGCAGGCACACCTCGCTTCGGTCTTGCCTGGGTTCCTGTACGGCCCGGAAACGGGCTGTTCCATGGAACCAGGATTCGCGCCAATGCCTCCACTGGTGTTCAGGAGCCTTCACTCTCGGTTGAGTTCTCCTCGCTCTATAAAGAGCTCCAGGATGCGGACTTGACGGACCTCATTGAGGCTTACCACGTGCGTCCTATCCAGGCGCTCCGGTCCCGCACCTTTGACGTCGGTGTGGACCAGAACATCCTCGGCCAGGCCCTGGTCTTGAAAGCGGGTTACTTCCACAATCAGTTCAGCCATCAGCTCGATTACATCGACAATGGCACGCTTCGGACGGTCTTCGGAATTAATACTCCAACCTCTATCATCTTCGGCGCACTGCTGAACACCCTGGCCTATCGTGCCCAGGGCTTTGAGGGAGAACTGCAGTTCGCTCCCACCCACAGGATCCTGCTTCGTGGCGGATACACCTATCTCGCCTCACTGGTTGAGCAATCTTATTCGACCGATGCCATCGCCAACGGCACCGCAGCCGTCAATCCCAACTACCCTGACACGCCCATAGGAGCGTCGTACCCGCTGGTCGGTCAGCGTCCCTTCCGCCGCCCGCCACAGACGGGCTTCTTCGCCGCGCAGTACACCAGCAACAAATTTTCCGCCGCTCTCAAGGGAGCCTTCGCCAGCCGTGCGGATGACTCAACCTTCCTCTCCTACTCGGACTTCAACGGCGGCAACACACTGCTGCTGCCGAATCGCAATCTCGACTTCGGCTACGCCAAGCTCGATGCGTATGGGACCTACGCCTTTACTCATCACGTAACCGCCTTCGCGGAACTCGGGAACCTGCTATCGCAACAGCACATCGGCCCGATCGGCTATCCATCGCTTCCATTTACGTTCCGCACCGGTCTCAAGGTACGGCTCGGCGGCGACTAA